In a single window of the Aridibaculum aurantiacum genome:
- a CDS encoding DUF4197 domain-containing protein, which produces MMKKNLLLAIAIATSVTSIQAQGLKGLLKDAVRKDSSSSSSIAKNIESLTGKGVNLSAADIASGLKDALEAGAQRSSAKLSNVDGFFGNAALKILMPAEAQKAEQKLRAMGLGKHVDNAILTMNRAAEDASKSAANIFVAAIKQMTFADAASILRGSDNAATEYLRSKTTLELTNAFRPVIEQSLAKVDATKHWNTVFTNYNRFSTDKVNPDLSGYVTEKALAGIFTQLAQEELQIRKDPVARTTDMMKKVFSAK; this is translated from the coding sequence ATGATGAAAAAAAATCTTCTACTTGCTATAGCTATTGCAACCTCAGTTACATCTATACAGGCACAAGGTCTTAAAGGTTTACTGAAGGATGCTGTCAGGAAAGATAGTAGCTCTTCAAGTTCGATTGCAAAAAATATAGAATCACTTACAGGAAAAGGAGTTAATCTTTCAGCTGCCGATATAGCAAGTGGATTGAAAGATGCATTGGAAGCAGGCGCTCAAAGAAGTTCAGCAAAGCTTTCTAATGTGGATGGTTTCTTTGGGAACGCTGCACTAAAAATTTTGATGCCGGCAGAAGCACAAAAGGCTGAGCAAAAGTTAAGAGCAATGGGTTTGGGTAAACATGTAGATAATGCTATTCTTACCATGAACCGTGCTGCCGAAGATGCAAGCAAAAGTGCTGCAAACATCTTCGTTGCTGCTATCAAACAAATGACATTTGCAGACGCTGCATCAATACTCCGTGGCAGCGATAACGCAGCAACTGAATACTTAAGAAGTAAAACAACACTGGAACTTACCAACGCATTTCGTCCTGTAATTGAGCAATCACTAGCAAAGGTGGATGCTACCAAACATTGGAACACCGTGTTCACTAACTACAACCGTTTCAGCACAGACAAAGTGAATCCTGATCTTTCCGGTTATGTTACTGAAAAAGCACTGGCAGGCATATTTACCCAACTTGCACAGGAGGAACTACAGATACGTAAAGATCCTGTTGCCCGTACAACGGATATGATGAAGAAAGTTTTCAGTGCAAAATAA
- a CDS encoding DUF4197 domain-containing protein gives MKKMILLLALSTMTLSSCDTARQVLEGVAAGNTGELSTTEIAMGLKEALTVGTSRSTSQLSAVDGFFQNAAIKILLPPEARNVESTLRNLGMGNLVDRAVLSLNRAAEDAAKTAGGIFVDAVKQMTITDAMNILRGGDFAATNYFKGRTTVALTNAFRPVIDRSLQNVNATKYWGDVINAYNLVATNKINPDLTAYVTDRALTGIFYQLGLEEQKIRQNPVARTTDLLKRVFGSRLAQGS, from the coding sequence ATGAAAAAGATGATTCTGCTGCTCGCATTAAGTACCATGACTTTATCAAGTTGCGATACAGCAAGACAAGTTTTAGAAGGCGTAGCAGCAGGCAATACAGGAGAGCTTTCTACTACGGAAATAGCAATGGGTTTGAAAGAAGCCCTTACTGTAGGAACCAGTCGCTCTACATCACAGCTTTCAGCTGTTGATGGATTTTTTCAAAATGCAGCTATAAAGATTTTGTTACCACCAGAAGCACGCAATGTAGAATCTACTTTGCGCAATCTTGGAATGGGTAACCTGGTAGATCGGGCTGTCTTGTCTTTAAATCGTGCAGCGGAAGATGCAGCCAAAACTGCAGGAGGAATTTTTGTAGATGCAGTAAAGCAGATGACCATTACAGATGCGATGAACATTTTAAGAGGTGGTGATTTTGCTGCAACCAACTACTTCAAAGGCAGAACAACTGTTGCACTTACAAATGCATTTCGTCCGGTTATTGATCGCTCATTGCAAAATGTAAATGCTACCAAGTACTGGGGCGATGTTATCAATGCGTATAATCTTGTTGCCACTAACAAGATCAATCCTGATCTTACAGCCTATGTAACAGACCGTGCGCTAACAGGTATATTTTACCAACTTGGATTAGAAGAACAGAAGATCAGGCAAAATCCTGTAGCACGTACCACTGACCTGCTAAAGCGGGTGTTTGGTAGCAGGCTGGCGCAAGGAAGCTAA
- a CDS encoding DUF58 domain-containing protein has product MNFARLKGNIKQAGFYIPFTIYFLVFAVASVLAWRWLHINPLQADTAFGNIFLLLLKVAMWFAIIMLTVALLSVVVSLVHFVYQKKKYGIQFKIDTDLKESELHQKQTVRLHISPVLKPFFGFIKLRLQYDQNHFSKKFSLLETNRKKFFSNEIDGIYNWPLPQIKEYKVDRAVIYFEDVFQFFSVAIDLPAKSNFFTHPTAKALAELKVAPRKTEETSTRIDELRKVEGEYLNYKNFENNDDVRRIVWKIYAKNKELVVRIPEIMDPYASHIYMYTSYYSIFNTTGNSVAEVPFLNYYKVMAWTVYQNLVKKGFDVKYIPDQDTAKNNSADEQQVVKYQVSTSQWHTDKQLKNYVKAKDASVVLVSSFSDPEEVRQLAEQHGKDIRFIFVKLTDGLRRQNLFDWVQWLFVHNEKNDIDVYKRAWAISPLRQKVIQNEKNLAAIIGQFTDPVVV; this is encoded by the coding sequence ATGAATTTTGCACGATTGAAGGGCAACATCAAACAAGCTGGCTTTTACATTCCTTTCACCATCTATTTCCTGGTTTTTGCGGTTGCATCAGTGCTGGCGTGGCGCTGGCTTCACATCAATCCACTGCAGGCAGATACAGCGTTTGGAAATATCTTTCTATTGCTGTTAAAGGTGGCTATGTGGTTTGCCATTATCATGCTTACAGTTGCACTGCTGTCTGTTGTTGTTTCACTTGTTCATTTTGTATATCAAAAAAAGAAATACGGCATACAGTTTAAAATAGATACCGACCTGAAAGAAAGTGAACTGCACCAAAAGCAGACTGTTCGTTTACATATTTCACCTGTACTAAAGCCTTTCTTTGGTTTTATAAAATTGAGACTGCAGTACGATCAAAATCATTTTTCAAAAAAATTCTCACTGCTGGAAACGAACAGGAAGAAGTTTTTCAGCAATGAAATTGATGGCATTTACAACTGGCCGTTACCGCAGATTAAAGAATATAAAGTAGACAGGGCAGTCATCTACTTTGAAGATGTTTTCCAGTTCTTTTCAGTGGCCATTGACCTGCCGGCTAAAAGTAACTTCTTCACCCACCCTACTGCTAAAGCATTAGCAGAGCTGAAAGTAGCTCCACGTAAAACGGAAGAAACCAGTACACGAATAGATGAACTGCGCAAAGTAGAAGGTGAATACCTGAACTATAAAAACTTTGAGAACAATGATGATGTAAGGCGGATAGTATGGAAGATTTATGCAAAGAATAAGGAGCTGGTGGTACGTATACCTGAGATTATGGATCCTTATGCTTCTCACATTTACATGTACACTTCTTACTATTCCATTTTCAATACTACTGGCAATAGTGTAGCAGAAGTTCCATTCCTGAATTATTACAAGGTGATGGCGTGGACGGTTTATCAAAATCTTGTGAAGAAAGGATTTGATGTAAAGTATATTCCCGACCAGGATACGGCGAAGAATAATTCAGCTGATGAACAACAGGTGGTGAAATACCAGGTAAGTACAAGCCAGTGGCATACTGATAAGCAACTGAAGAATTATGTAAAAGCCAAAGATGCTTCTGTTGTACTTGTTTCTTCTTTCAGCGACCCGGAAGAAGTGCGGCAACTGGCAGAACAACATGGAAAAGATATCCGGTTCATATTTGTAAAACTTACAGATGGCTTGCGCAGGCAGAACCTGTTCGACTGGGTGCAGTGGCTGTTTGTACACAATGAAAAGAATGATATAGATGTGTATAAAAGAGCATGGGCTATTTCACCATTAAGACAGAAGGTGATACAAAATGAGAAGAACCTGGCTGCTATCATTGGGCAGTTTACTGACCCGGTGGTGGTGTAA
- a CDS encoding transglutaminase-like domain-containing protein has translation MQIGRIHSWKKVTAQLFLLALPTIALAVYLLWDLNRYYSVLQNRYAEQGLFFATGIVTSLVFYGYRFRFITTAALLGAFYYLVYKIIGNISVGEFDAFFVSVRFLMFAILFSLGWVAGYGFSRSRYFTIFWAVFLLALQIIVVSRTAEVTANAIIFAFAPVLAYAFYVIYIAELIRNMNEDEKGFVWFIGKRLIGFTMLAGVVLVALLLVFQKDFQSIEHDWGGAQGGKEKGGKESMTKENRDGSISNKDQMKMTSSLSKDKRLVFVARVDNYFPDGKTPNPLYFTSRYYTRFDTSTQTFETDDKMPYNDLFSPDPSKIPLYFAKTDSTVLTNTKATKGRKVVTADVYKTLLSPHDYLAPSTAFYCQPIAVENEYKDQFKSAYRAKMWVSDLNSAYFIYNPAGNDMLELFQQTRFNELRTAGPYSSLDKTFRDYYTFMPANEDYKRIVDLAKDITKDAHTPVDKVVAIRDFFLGKDEFGQPLFRYSDNPGIPGLPSASKLNYFLFENRKGYCAYYAGATLFLLRALGIPSRIAAGFLTVDRSSKNPGWYWFYADQAHAWVQVYFPGYGWIDFDTTVPDQNTQQAAQPDGTPPMNTQQALLVADGEAISVDTAAKRVTMKVKKLMYHDQNFTTDAPKDMLMDVSVASITRDTGLAVLSDIKKGTNIVAVSFAEVFKNKKPVPTDNLSSLVDKSPKPAPIDEVKIMETEEQKKERQSKQEEAKKPFDWVKAAWITLSVLGGFIIILFSLPWLIWLVIHNKAKGAGNARSKAYNVFTASTYYLNQLGYTRHHQSPAAFATQVDQTFKTSFSSFNNIYQKVKYSTTPLTANEEKAVHAFYPSFVEAVKKQVPVKTRFSRFLNVYNTLHFFTKPK, from the coding sequence ATGCAGATTGGAAGAATACATAGTTGGAAGAAAGTGACTGCACAGTTGTTCTTGTTGGCATTACCAACAATAGCACTGGCTGTATACTTATTGTGGGATCTGAACAGGTACTATTCTGTACTTCAAAACAGGTATGCCGAGCAAGGACTGTTCTTTGCTACGGGCATTGTTACATCATTAGTGTTTTATGGCTATCGCTTCAGGTTCATAACCACAGCAGCGTTACTGGGAGCATTTTATTACCTCGTATACAAAATCATAGGCAACATAAGCGTAGGCGAATTTGATGCATTCTTTGTATCCGTCAGGTTCCTGATGTTTGCAATCTTATTTTCATTGGGATGGGTAGCTGGATATGGTTTCTCCCGTTCCCGCTACTTCACTATTTTCTGGGCGGTCTTCCTGTTGGCTTTGCAGATCATTGTTGTTAGTCGTACTGCAGAGGTCACTGCTAATGCCATCATTTTTGCTTTTGCACCTGTATTAGCGTATGCTTTCTACGTCATCTATATAGCTGAACTCATCCGCAACATGAATGAGGATGAGAAAGGCTTTGTATGGTTTATTGGTAAAAGGTTAATAGGTTTTACCATGCTTGCCGGAGTGGTTTTGGTTGCACTGTTGCTGGTCTTTCAAAAAGATTTTCAATCTATAGAGCATGATTGGGGCGGTGCACAAGGTGGAAAAGAGAAAGGTGGCAAAGAAAGTATGACCAAAGAAAACCGTGATGGCAGCATAAGCAACAAAGACCAGATGAAGATGACAAGCTCTTTATCGAAAGATAAGAGACTGGTGTTTGTTGCGCGGGTTGATAATTATTTTCCTGATGGTAAAACACCTAACCCACTTTACTTTACCTCACGCTACTATACCCGTTTCGATACATCCACCCAGACTTTTGAAACGGATGATAAGATGCCGTACAACGATCTGTTCAGTCCTGACCCGAGCAAGATACCACTGTATTTTGCAAAGACGGATTCAACGGTATTGACCAATACAAAAGCAACAAAAGGCAGAAAGGTGGTAACGGCAGATGTTTATAAAACACTTCTTTCGCCACACGATTATCTTGCTCCATCTACAGCATTTTACTGTCAGCCTATAGCTGTAGAAAATGAGTATAAAGACCAGTTTAAAAGTGCTTACCGTGCTAAGATGTGGGTGAGTGATTTGAATAGCGCTTACTTTATTTACAATCCTGCTGGCAATGATATGCTGGAGCTGTTTCAGCAAACACGTTTTAATGAACTGCGTACTGCTGGTCCTTATTCATCATTGGATAAAACGTTTCGCGACTACTACACCTTCATGCCTGCCAACGAAGATTATAAACGTATCGTTGACCTTGCAAAAGACATTACCAAAGACGCACATACACCTGTTGACAAAGTAGTTGCTATTCGCGATTTCTTTTTAGGTAAAGATGAGTTCGGACAACCGTTATTCAGGTATAGCGATAACCCGGGAATACCAGGATTGCCAAGCGCAAGCAAGCTGAATTATTTTCTTTTTGAGAATAGGAAAGGTTACTGCGCATATTATGCCGGCGCTACTCTTTTCCTGCTACGTGCATTAGGTATTCCTAGCCGAATTGCTGCCGGTTTTCTTACAGTAGATAGAAGCAGCAAGAACCCCGGCTGGTATTGGTTTTATGCAGACCAGGCGCATGCATGGGTGCAGGTATATTTTCCAGGTTATGGTTGGATAGATTTTGATACAACAGTGCCTGATCAGAATACGCAGCAAGCGGCACAGCCAGATGGCACTCCACCTATGAATACACAGCAAGCTTTATTGGTAGCAGACGGCGAAGCAATTTCTGTTGATACCGCAGCCAAGCGTGTTACGATGAAAGTAAAAAAGCTGATGTATCATGATCAAAATTTTACAACAGATGCACCAAAAGATATGCTGATGGATGTATCAGTTGCATCTATCACACGTGATACAGGTTTGGCTGTTTTATCCGACATTAAAAAAGGGACAAACATAGTAGCAGTATCATTTGCAGAAGTATTCAAAAACAAGAAGCCTGTACCAACGGATAACCTTTCTTCGCTTGTAGACAAATCACCAAAGCCAGCTCCCATTGATGAAGTTAAAATCATGGAAACGGAAGAGCAAAAGAAAGAGCGCCAGTCAAAACAAGAGGAAGCAAAAAAACCATTTGATTGGGTGAAAGCAGCCTGGATAACCTTAAGTGTCTTAGGTGGTTTCATTATCATTCTGTTTTCACTGCCGTGGTTGATATGGCTGGTGATACACAACAAAGCGAAAGGTGCAGGTAATGCAAGAAGCAAAGCTTACAATGTTTTCACTGCATCAACTTATTACCTCAACCAGTTGGGATATACAAGGCATCATCAAAGCCCTGCTGCATTTGCTACGCAGGTTGACCAAACATTCAAAACAAGCTTTAGCAGCTTCAATAATATTTACCAGAAGGTGAAGTACAGTACAACTCCACTAACAGCTAATGAAGAAAAAGCAGTACATGCGTTTTATCCTTCATTTGTGGAGGCTGTAAAAAAGCAGGTGCCGGTAAAAACAAGATTTAGCCGTTTCCTGAATGTTTACAATACCCTTCATTTCTTTACCAAACCAAAATAG
- a CDS encoding NAD(P)/FAD-dependent oxidoreductase encodes MQVSFWEQTSFYKEQDFIIAGAGLAGLWIALELKGKLPKASILILERGAIPCGASTRNAGFACFGSPTEMISDAKKVDEDAMWSVVEMRYKGIDKIRKTFTDDVIDFDHCGGYECFKHDDGQYEQVNAQLDWLNKGMKAITGKENVFTWANKKLDDVGFSGFSSMIENKLEGGIHSGKYVQAMQQLVASKGITILYNTELLQWEEVQDKVHVRTHQQTFTCSQLILATNAFLPRITNDTTIQPNRGQVLVTAPINDLKVKGTFHFDEGYYYFRNVGNRILLGGARNTAFDAEATDEMNISGEVQEALEHFLFKHILPNTKVEITHRWSGIMAFTNNKLPYLHLLQKNVLAVSACNGMGVALTPVIAEKVVQQLTGSFNEKEVSSSLLLSPTL; translated from the coding sequence ATGCAGGTAAGCTTCTGGGAACAAACTAGTTTTTATAAAGAACAAGATTTTATTATTGCCGGTGCCGGTCTTGCGGGACTTTGGATCGCTCTCGAATTGAAGGGCAAATTGCCTAAAGCCTCTATTCTCATACTAGAGCGTGGTGCTATTCCTTGCGGCGCATCTACGCGCAATGCAGGCTTTGCCTGTTTTGGCAGCCCTACAGAAATGATAAGTGATGCTAAGAAAGTGGATGAAGATGCAATGTGGTCAGTAGTAGAAATGCGCTACAAGGGAATAGATAAAATCAGAAAAACATTTACTGATGACGTGATAGACTTTGACCATTGTGGCGGCTATGAATGTTTTAAACACGATGATGGACAGTACGAGCAAGTGAACGCGCAGCTTGACTGGCTGAATAAAGGAATGAAAGCTATTACCGGAAAGGAAAATGTTTTCACGTGGGCCAACAAAAAATTAGATGATGTAGGTTTCAGTGGCTTTTCATCTATGATAGAGAATAAACTGGAAGGAGGAATTCATTCAGGGAAATATGTACAAGCTATGCAGCAATTGGTAGCAAGTAAGGGAATAACAATTCTGTACAATACTGAGCTTCTTCAATGGGAAGAGGTACAAGATAAGGTTCATGTAAGAACACATCAGCAAACTTTCACCTGCAGTCAACTTATACTTGCTACCAATGCATTCTTACCTCGGATAACAAATGATACCACCATTCAACCTAACCGCGGACAAGTACTGGTAACTGCACCCATCAATGATTTGAAAGTGAAAGGCACCTTCCATTTTGATGAAGGATATTATTACTTCAGGAATGTTGGAAACAGGATCTTATTAGGTGGAGCACGCAATACAGCGTTTGATGCAGAAGCCACGGATGAGATGAACATATCTGGTGAGGTACAGGAAGCGCTGGAACATTTTCTTTTCAAACATATACTACCAAACACTAAAGTAGAGATCACGCACAGGTGGAGCGGCATAATGGCATTTACAAATAACAAGCTTCCCTACCTACATCTATTGCAGAAAAATGTACTTGCTGTAAGTGCCTGCAATGGTATGGGTGTAGCACTTACACCTGTCATTGCTGAAAAAGTGGTGCAACAACTTACAGGCTCTTTTAACGAGAAGGAAGTGTCTTCTTCCCTACTTTTGTCGCCAACCTTGTAA
- a CDS encoding class I SAM-dependent methyltransferase: MASKITYDHCPCCGSAAISKMFSCTDHTVSKKIFEVWKCSACTFAFTQNVPTLDYIAPYYQSSAYVSHSDTKEGIINKLYHQVRKVTLRSKRSLLKKITGLKNGTLLDVGAGTGAFAHTMQTAGWHVTGLEPDTAARATALSKYNLELQTLQSLTELQPASYDAITLWHVLEHVHDLDGYFHTFSRLLKNTGRLVVAVPNYTSHDASVYQAYWAAYDVPRHLYHFSPKSMHVLAEEKGFIIEKLYPMWFDSIYVSMLSEQYQKGKNNHLRAIKVGLVSNVKAIFDTAKCSSVIYVMRKK, translated from the coding sequence ATGGCTTCTAAAATTACATACGATCATTGTCCCTGTTGCGGAAGTGCTGCTATCAGCAAGATGTTTAGCTGCACCGATCACACAGTAAGCAAAAAGATTTTTGAAGTCTGGAAATGTAGTGCCTGCACATTTGCATTCACACAAAATGTGCCTACGCTCGATTATATAGCTCCTTATTACCAATCGTCGGCGTATGTGTCGCACAGTGATACTAAGGAAGGCATCATCAACAAACTATACCACCAGGTGCGTAAGGTGACGCTACGAAGCAAGCGAAGCCTTCTGAAAAAGATCACTGGCTTAAAGAATGGAACCTTGCTGGATGTTGGCGCAGGTACTGGTGCTTTTGCACATACTATGCAAACAGCCGGGTGGCATGTTACAGGTTTAGAACCTGATACTGCAGCGCGGGCTACAGCTTTATCTAAATACAACCTTGAGCTGCAAACACTGCAAAGTCTTACAGAACTGCAACCTGCATCTTACGATGCCATTACGCTATGGCATGTGCTGGAGCATGTTCACGACCTGGATGGCTACTTTCACACCTTTAGCAGGTTGCTCAAAAATACCGGGAGATTGGTGGTTGCTGTACCAAATTACACCAGCCACGATGCATCTGTATACCAGGCTTACTGGGCTGCTTACGATGTGCCACGACACCTATATCATTTTTCGCCAAAAAGTATGCATGTGCTTGCCGAAGAAAAAGGCTTCATCATAGAAAAGCTTTACCCAATGTGGTTCGATAGCATTTATGTAAGCATGCTTAGCGAACAATATCAAAAAGGGAAAAACAACCACCTACGCGCCATTAAAGTTGGCCTTGTCTCAAATGTGAAAGCGATTTTTGATACCGCAAAATGTAGCTCAGTGATCTATGTGATGCGGAAAAAATAA
- a CDS encoding AAA family ATPase, protein MEQTIQVEQAIENIQRLVENIEKVIRGKRNQIQFILTALLAKGHILMEDNPGTGKTVMAKTLAQSIAGRTHDGGVNFKRIQFTPDLLPMDLIGSHIFDDVQKEFIFKRGPLFCNVLLADEINRASPKVQSALLECMAEHQITIGETTYPLEKMFFTIATQNPVEMEGTYPLPAAQLDRFFIKIVFGYVDEETELDIYNNYLGIANNLEHIEQVLSMEEILFLQEEAEKVHVHEEIVKAVRNIVWDTRRHNDILLGASTRSGITFLKCLKAFALVNGRTFVTEDDLQIITPPVLDHRLIYRNRDAKQKALASILDKEMSRLGKLRLDK, encoded by the coding sequence ATGGAGCAAACCATACAGGTAGAACAAGCCATTGAAAATATACAGCGACTGGTAGAAAATATAGAGAAAGTAATTCGTGGAAAAAGAAACCAGATACAGTTCATACTAACTGCACTACTTGCCAAAGGCCATATACTGATGGAAGACAATCCAGGTACAGGTAAAACAGTGATGGCAAAAACATTGGCTCAAAGTATAGCAGGTCGTACGCATGATGGAGGTGTCAATTTCAAACGTATACAATTCACGCCCGACCTTTTGCCAATGGATCTTATTGGTTCGCACATTTTTGATGATGTACAAAAGGAATTCATCTTTAAGCGTGGTCCATTATTCTGTAATGTGCTACTGGCTGATGAGATCAACCGTGCTTCACCTAAAGTGCAGTCAGCACTACTGGAGTGTATGGCCGAGCACCAGATCACGATTGGTGAAACTACCTATCCATTAGAGAAAATGTTCTTCACCATTGCTACGCAAAACCCGGTAGAAATGGAAGGCACTTATCCCCTGCCTGCTGCACAACTCGATCGCTTTTTTATAAAAATTGTTTTCGGTTATGTAGATGAAGAAACGGAGTTGGACATCTATAACAACTACCTGGGTATAGCTAATAACCTGGAGCATATTGAGCAAGTGCTTTCTATGGAAGAGATACTGTTTCTACAAGAGGAAGCGGAAAAAGTACATGTACATGAAGAGATTGTAAAAGCGGTTAGAAACATTGTGTGGGATACACGCCGTCACAACGATATCCTGCTGGGTGCATCTACGCGTAGCGGTATTACTTTCCTGAAATGTCTGAAAGCATTCGCGTTGGTAAATGGAAGAACGTTTGTAACAGAAGATGACTTACAGATTATTACGCCACCAGTATTGGATCACCGCCTTATCTATAGAAACCGTGATGCAAAACAAAAAGCACTGGCAAGCATCCTGGATAAGGAAATGAGCAGGTTGGGCAAACTAAGATTAGATAAGTAG
- a CDS encoding SixA phosphatase family protein, producing MKRIVFFLLLISFSLLSITGVCQQSNDVTTVIIVRHGEKQAGNDPALTSEGMQRAERLSAVFKGVKPDEIFSSPYIRTRQTINPWAKEAGVEIQEYDPRNLEKMATYLLSQVNKTIVVAGHSNTNPRLVNLLLQQEKYKDLDDSEYSTIYVITIKDKKATDKIVTY from the coding sequence ATGAAGCGCATAGTATTCTTTTTATTGCTTATAAGTTTTTCTCTATTGTCGATCACTGGTGTTTGCCAGCAATCAAATGATGTAACTACAGTTATTATTGTTCGTCATGGAGAAAAGCAAGCCGGTAATGATCCTGCACTTACATCAGAAGGAATGCAGCGTGCTGAGCGTCTTTCAGCTGTATTTAAAGGGGTAAAACCAGATGAGATATTTTCTTCACCATATATCCGCACCCGCCAAACTATTAATCCCTGGGCAAAGGAAGCCGGAGTAGAAATACAGGAATATGATCCAAGGAACCTGGAAAAAATGGCGACATACCTACTAAGCCAGGTTAATAAAACTATTGTGGTTGCTGGTCATTCCAATACTAATCCGAGGCTGGTAAACCTGCTATTGCAACAGGAAAAATATAAAGATCTTGATGATAGTGAGTACAGCACCATCTATGTGATAACCATCAAAGACAAAAAGGCTACAGATAAAATTGTGACTTACTAA
- a CDS encoding glutaminyl-peptide cyclotransferase has protein sequence MKKFLGYLLLIVTMAACKDDKTGDTENTTTNSPIPAPQNIQYNIVASYPHDTSSYTQGLIWLNNSLFEGTGIEGQSKLLKVDLQTGKAQQAVKLSDEDFGEGITILNDKIYQLTWMNNKVYVYDASSLKKIQEFKWEHQGWGITHNGTDLIISTGSNNLYFVDPATFQIKNVVGVFDNNGPVGNLNELEYIDGSVYSNVYTTDYIIKIDPSSGHVIGRMNLEGLLQKAGKTVEYGDGNVLNGIAYDKEKNSLYITGKKWPLLFELKLN, from the coding sequence ATGAAAAAATTTTTAGGCTACCTTCTTTTGATAGTAACAATGGCTGCATGTAAAGATGATAAAACAGGAGATACAGAAAATACCACTACTAACAGTCCCATTCCTGCACCTCAAAATATCCAGTACAATATAGTTGCTTCCTATCCGCACGATACTTCATCGTATACTCAAGGATTGATCTGGCTTAATAATTCTCTTTTTGAAGGCACTGGTATAGAAGGGCAAAGCAAACTGCTGAAGGTAGACCTGCAGACAGGAAAAGCGCAGCAGGCAGTAAAACTTTCTGATGAAGATTTTGGAGAAGGCATCACCATCCTGAATGATAAGATCTACCAATTGACATGGATGAACAATAAGGTGTATGTGTATGATGCATCAAGTTTAAAAAAGATACAGGAGTTTAAGTGGGAGCACCAGGGTTGGGGCATTACGCACAATGGCACAGACCTGATCATTAGCACTGGTAGCAACAACCTGTATTTTGTTGATCCGGCTACTTTCCAGATAAAAAATGTAGTCGGTGTTTTTGATAACAATGGTCCGGTAGGAAACCTGAATGAGCTGGAATATATTGATGGTTCAGTTTATTCCAATGTGTATACCACGGATTATATCATTAAAATAGATCCTTCATCTGGTCATGTAATTGGCAGAATGAACCTGGAAGGATTGTTGCAAAAAGCAGGTAAAACAGTAGAGTACGGAGATGGCAATGTACTAAATGGTATAGCGTACGATAAAGAAAAGAACTCTCTTTACATCACCGGAAAGAAATGGCCGCTACTCTTCGAGCTTAAACTGAACTAG